A portion of the Methylobacterium nodulans ORS 2060 genome contains these proteins:
- a CDS encoding dihydroorotase — MSTDYDLLIRGGEAVLPGRGRTACDIAVRDGRIAAILAPGAPATAPSELDARGLVVMPGAIDVHLHLGHGRDIARPRVPEDAARESAAAASGGITCFIPYLMTSEPFSTVLPEVIAVTQAGSRIDFSYHPIISTEEQLAEVERCAREFGAPTFKIFMNNRGGEGARLGLPDIDDGFLLRLCEAAARAGGMVCPHPETIELAWVTRDRAKAADPDGIGGLATWNASRPPFVEADAVQRAGYVAKTAGAPLYVVHTSSAEALAAGLRQRQAGATLFLETCPHYLTHDIGWTGGDLGKINPPLREAADREALWAGILSGAIDTIATDHVHRGLEAKAGGIWAASPGCPGLETLLPVLLSEGYHARGLSLERVVDLVSTNPARLMGLAHRKGAIAPGLDADLAVIDLDAAWTFDRGAVLSSAGYSLYEGWQFRGRVVHTAVRGHLVLRDGALQDERIGIGRYVSRSLATQHRCAAPSGLLHAH, encoded by the coding sequence ATGAGCACGGACTACGATCTCCTCATCCGCGGCGGCGAAGCCGTTCTCCCAGGGCGCGGGCGCACCGCGTGCGACATCGCCGTTCGGGACGGCCGCATCGCCGCGATCCTCGCCCCCGGCGCGCCCGCAACGGCTCCGTCCGAACTCGATGCGCGCGGCCTCGTCGTCATGCCGGGCGCCATCGACGTGCACCTTCACCTCGGCCACGGCCGCGACATTGCGCGACCCCGAGTGCCGGAGGATGCCGCGCGCGAGAGCGCCGCGGCGGCATCGGGCGGCATCACCTGCTTCATCCCCTACCTGATGACGAGCGAGCCCTTCTCCACGGTGCTGCCGGAGGTGATCGCGGTGACGCAGGCCGGGTCGCGGATCGACTTCAGCTATCACCCGATCATCTCGACGGAAGAACAGCTCGCCGAGGTGGAGCGCTGCGCCCGGGAGTTCGGCGCCCCAACCTTCAAGATCTTCATGAACAACCGCGGCGGCGAGGGCGCGCGCCTCGGGCTGCCCGACATCGACGATGGCTTTCTCCTGCGCCTGTGCGAGGCGGCCGCGCGTGCCGGGGGCATGGTCTGCCCTCATCCCGAAACGATCGAGCTTGCCTGGGTGACCCGGGACCGCGCCAAGGCCGCAGATCCTGACGGAATCGGAGGCCTCGCCACCTGGAACGCGAGTCGGCCGCCCTTCGTGGAGGCCGATGCGGTGCAGCGCGCCGGCTATGTCGCCAAGACGGCCGGGGCACCCCTCTACGTGGTCCACACCTCCTCGGCCGAAGCCTTGGCGGCGGGCCTGCGTCAGCGGCAGGCAGGCGCGACTCTCTTCCTTGAGACTTGTCCGCACTACCTGACCCACGACATCGGCTGGACTGGGGGCGACCTCGGGAAGATCAACCCGCCCCTGCGCGAGGCGGCGGATCGCGAGGCGCTTTGGGCGGGAATCCTGTCGGGCGCCATCGACACCATCGCGACCGATCACGTGCATCGCGGGCTCGAAGCGAAGGCGGGAGGCATCTGGGCCGCGTCGCCGGGCTGCCCCGGCCTCGAGACCCTGCTCCCGGTGCTGCTCAGTGAAGGCTACCATGCGCGCGGTCTCTCTTTAGAGCGCGTGGTCGATCTCGTCTCGACCAATCCGGCGCGCCTGATGGGGCTCGCGCACCGCAAGGGTGCGATCGCACCGGGGCTAGACGCGGACCTCGCCGTCATCGACCTCGACGCCGCCTGGACCTTCGACCGGGGAGCCGTCCTGTCGAGCGCCGGCTACTCCTTGTACGAAGGCTGGCAGTTCAGGGGCCGCGTCGTGCACACTGCCGTCCGTGGCCACCTTGTGCTGCGGGACGGAGCGCTTCAGGACGAGAGAATTGGCATCGGGCGTTACGTTTCACGCAGCCTTGCGACTCAACATCGATGCGCAGCGCCCTCCGGCCTGCTTCACGCCCACTGA
- a CDS encoding YidB family protein, with amino-acid sequence MSEGYPSMTALLGLLALAGYQNRDKLAELFGGGGQQSAPVAGAPSGEGNSGGLGGLLGSLGGAPGGAGAGRFLHSGLAEMLERFQQSGHGPIAQSWVNHGPNQEISPQQLEQAIGPDVLATLSQRTGLSREELLSRLSRDLPQAVDRYTPDGRVPAY; translated from the coding sequence ATGAGCGAGGGTTATCCGTCCATGACGGCCCTTCTGGGCCTTCTAGCCCTGGCAGGCTACCAGAACCGGGACAAGCTCGCAGAGCTGTTCGGCGGGGGCGGGCAGCAAAGCGCACCGGTTGCCGGTGCGCCAAGCGGAGAGGGCAACTCGGGCGGCTTGGGGGGCCTTCTCGGCAGCCTCGGTGGGGCTCCGGGCGGCGCTGGAGCGGGACGTTTCCTTCATAGTGGTCTCGCTGAGATGCTGGAGCGCTTCCAGCAGAGCGGACATGGGCCGATTGCGCAGTCGTGGGTGAACCACGGCCCGAACCAGGAGATCAGCCCGCAGCAGCTTGAACAGGCGATCGGCCCGGACGTCCTGGCCACGCTGTCGCAGCGCACCGGGCTGTCCCGAGAGGAATTGCTGTCTCGTCTCTCGCGAGACCTGCCGCAGGCGGTTGACCGCTACACGCCCGACGGCAGGGTGCCAGCTTACTAA
- a CDS encoding MmgE/PrpD family protein: MKARRDAGLRARTAEAARALAAWAAEAVRGDLPDAVRDRAALILADDLGAMVAAADEPPVARMRAVLARSSGVPEATVFAPGAPRLDRASAASANGLAATWCELDEGYRGAPCHAGAYVLPALLAEAEARSETVSAVLAALAVSYEIAVRCARAFPFETMTVHPHAAFATIGAAAGIGLIRGFDAERLLDAVSAAATMAFAGPYDHAIEGALVRNAWTSAGAWIGLRAADGAEAGIAGLPESFYDVFAGAFGTGCVPQALAEGLGTDWAVLGGYHKVFACCQYAHAAIEATLALRQRFAGCRPEEIEEIVVETHPRGLTLTNVEPATVLAAKFSMPHAVAASAITGTGGQGAFDQRTLDDPQIAALRRRVRLEALPEIGPPPHDRPSRVTWRLRDGAWLTELCESARGGADQPFDTGTMLEKLRETTRGFPRMASCLGAIVQGGRGAAPWRDCVAEMTSEVVR; this comes from the coding sequence ATGAAGGCGCGACGCGACGCCGGCCTGCGGGCCCGGACTGCGGAGGCCGCCCGCGCCCTTGCCGCTTGGGCCGCGGAGGCCGTACGGGGCGACCTGCCCGACGCCGTGCGGGACCGGGCCGCCCTCATCCTGGCAGACGACCTCGGGGCGATGGTCGCGGCGGCCGACGAGCCGCCGGTAGCGCGGATGCGCGCCGTGCTGGCGCGCTCCTCCGGCGTGCCGGAGGCGACGGTCTTCGCGCCCGGCGCGCCCCGCCTCGACAGGGCCTCGGCGGCGAGTGCGAACGGTCTCGCGGCCACGTGGTGCGAACTCGACGAAGGCTATCGCGGGGCGCCCTGCCACGCCGGCGCCTACGTGCTGCCGGCGCTGCTCGCCGAGGCCGAGGCGCGCAGCGAGACGGTCTCCGCCGTGCTCGCGGCCCTCGCGGTCTCCTACGAGATCGCGGTGCGCTGCGCCCGCGCCTTCCCGTTCGAGACCATGACGGTGCACCCGCACGCGGCCTTCGCGACGATCGGAGCCGCGGCCGGAATCGGGCTCATCCGCGGCTTCGATGCGGAGCGGCTCCTCGACGCGGTGTCGGCCGCCGCCACCATGGCGTTCGCGGGCCCCTACGACCACGCGATCGAGGGCGCGCTGGTGCGCAATGCCTGGACCTCCGCGGGCGCCTGGATCGGCCTGCGCGCGGCCGACGGCGCGGAAGCGGGGATCGCCGGGCTGCCCGAGAGCTTCTACGACGTCTTCGCCGGCGCCTTCGGCACCGGCTGCGTGCCGCAGGCGCTGGCGGAGGGGCTCGGGACCGATTGGGCCGTCCTCGGCGGCTATCACAAGGTCTTCGCCTGCTGCCAGTACGCGCATGCGGCAATCGAGGCGACCCTGGCGCTCCGCCAGCGGTTCGCGGGCTGTCGGCCGGAGGAGATCGAGGAGATCGTCGTCGAGACCCATCCGCGGGGCCTCACCCTGACGAATGTGGAGCCGGCGACGGTGCTGGCGGCGAAGTTCTCGATGCCTCATGCCGTCGCGGCCTCGGCCATCACGGGGACGGGAGGGCAGGGCGCTTTCGACCAGCGCACCCTCGACGATCCACAGATCGCGGCGCTGCGCCGACGGGTACGGCTTGAGGCCCTTCCGGAGATCGGTCCGCCGCCGCATGACCGGCCCTCCCGCGTGACCTGGCGGCTGCGCGACGGAGCGTGGTTGACGGAGCTGTGCGAGAGCGCCCGTGGGGGAGCCGACCAGCCCTTCGACACCGGCACGATGCTTGAGAAGCTTCGCGAGACGACCCGGGGCTTTCCCCGGATGGCGTCCTGCCTCGGCGCGATCGTTCAGGGCGGGCGCGGTGCGGCGCCGTGGCGGGACTGCGTGGCCGAGATGACGAGTGAGGTGGTGCGGTGA
- a CDS encoding MmgE/PrpD family protein, producing MTIARSLARRVRALARDKLPPAVDAAARLHLLDAIGVGLAAAASEAGAPYRRYAAGVARGGPAPILGLSATAAPADAALVNGGLIHGLEFDDTHTGSIVHGSAVLAPAALAAGQAAGSSGAAVLSGYALGWEALIRIGLAAPGAFQAWGFQITSVGGALVAALIAAELAGLSEDETVAAVGIALSGASGGFEFLTNGASVKSLHPGFAAHAGLTAAALAQAGLTGPETAFEGRCGLFAAFAGDARAAEAFAASLDDLGTVWHLQDAAFKFHPCCHYLHPFVEAAGMLAARGVEADDIASLTCRVPAGAGPVICEPWEAKQAPVTGHAARWSLPVVVAARLVEGRVDLATFEAPAGEAVRALSRRIGWEPLAGARFPAVFEAEILALMRDGEQHHVRVDDVYGNAGRPAEAAAVREKFRSNAARALASDAIRGVEAAVDELTAAPSLDALEAALSKAASHPARSDA from the coding sequence GTGACGATCGCCCGCAGCCTCGCCCGGCGCGTCCGTGCGCTCGCGCGGGACAAGCTGCCGCCGGCGGTCGATGCGGCGGCGCGCCTCCACCTGCTCGACGCGATCGGGGTGGGCCTCGCCGCGGCGGCCTCGGAGGCGGGTGCCCCCTACCGGCGCTACGCCGCCGGAGTGGCGCGCGGCGGTCCGGCCCCCATCCTGGGCCTGTCCGCGACGGCCGCGCCGGCGGATGCGGCGCTCGTCAACGGTGGGCTGATCCACGGCCTCGAATTCGACGACACGCATACGGGCTCGATCGTCCACGGCTCGGCGGTGCTCGCGCCGGCCGCCCTCGCGGCGGGTCAGGCCGCCGGAAGCTCGGGGGCGGCGGTGCTGTCCGGCTACGCCCTCGGCTGGGAAGCTCTGATCCGCATCGGCCTTGCGGCGCCGGGCGCCTTCCAGGCATGGGGCTTCCAGATCACCTCGGTGGGCGGTGCCCTGGTCGCCGCGCTGATCGCCGCCGAGCTCGCCGGCCTGTCGGAGGACGAGACCGTCGCGGCGGTTGGCATCGCGCTGAGCGGCGCCTCGGGCGGGTTCGAGTTCCTGACGAACGGCGCTTCCGTCAAGTCGCTGCATCCGGGCTTCGCCGCTCACGCCGGCCTGACGGCCGCAGCCCTGGCGCAGGCCGGCCTCACCGGGCCGGAGACCGCCTTCGAGGGGCGGTGCGGGCTGTTCGCGGCCTTTGCGGGCGATGCCCGGGCGGCGGAAGCCTTCGCGGCTTCGCTCGATGACCTCGGCACCGTCTGGCACCTGCAGGACGCCGCGTTCAAGTTCCATCCCTGCTGCCACTACCTGCACCCCTTCGTGGAAGCGGCCGGCATGCTGGCGGCCCGGGGCGTGGAAGCGGACGACATCGCATCCCTGACCTGCAGGGTTCCGGCGGGCGCAGGCCCCGTCATCTGCGAGCCCTGGGAGGCCAAGCAGGCCCCCGTGACCGGCCATGCCGCGCGCTGGAGCCTGCCCGTGGTGGTCGCCGCGCGGCTGGTGGAGGGCCGCGTCGACCTCGCCACCTTCGAGGCGCCAGCCGGCGAGGCGGTGCGGGCGCTCAGCCGACGCATCGGCTGGGAGCCCCTGGCCGGCGCGCGCTTTCCCGCAGTGTTCGAGGCCGAGATCCTGGCGCTCATGCGGGATGGCGAGCAGCATCACGTGCGGGTCGACGACGTCTATGGCAATGCCGGCCGGCCCGCCGAGGCCGCGGCGGTCCGCGAGAAATTCCGCAGCAACGCCGCCCGCGCCCTCGCATCCGACGCCATTCGAGGCGTGGAAGCGGCGGTCGACGAGCTCACGGCAGCTCCGAGCCTCGACGCGCTGGAGGCCGCGCTATCCAAAGCCGCATCACATCCCGCTCGGAGCGACGCATGA
- a CDS encoding electron transfer flavoprotein subunit beta/FixA family protein, with the protein MNILVPVKRVVDYNVKIRVKPDGSGVDLANVKMAMNPFDEIAVEEAIRLKEKAKVSEIVAVSIGPQQAQETLRTALAMGADRGILVRTDAPVEPLAVAKLLRALVDKEQPQLVILGKQAIDDDANQTGQMLAALLGWPQGTFAYRIELGEGSLEVTREIDGGLQTLTLALPAIVTTDLRLNEPRYASLPNIMKAKKKPLDTLEPAALGVDVAPRLKVLKTVEPGGRQAGVKVASAAELVSKLKGEAGVL; encoded by the coding sequence ATGAACATTCTTGTCCCGGTGAAGCGGGTGGTCGACTACAACGTGAAGATCCGGGTGAAGCCGGACGGCTCGGGCGTCGACCTCGCCAACGTCAAGATGGCCATGAACCCCTTCGACGAGATCGCCGTCGAGGAGGCCATCCGGCTGAAAGAGAAAGCCAAGGTCAGCGAGATCGTCGCCGTCTCGATCGGGCCGCAACAGGCCCAGGAGACGCTGCGCACCGCGCTCGCCATGGGCGCCGATCGCGGCATCCTGGTCAGGACCGACGCCCCCGTCGAGCCGCTCGCCGTCGCCAAGCTCCTCCGGGCCCTGGTCGACAAGGAGCAGCCCCAGCTCGTCATCCTCGGCAAGCAGGCCATCGACGACGATGCCAACCAGACCGGCCAGATGCTCGCCGCCCTGCTCGGCTGGCCGCAAGGCACCTTCGCCTACCGGATCGAGCTCGGCGAGGGCAGCCTCGAGGTCACCCGCGAGATCGACGGCGGCCTGCAGACGCTGACGCTGGCGCTGCCGGCGATCGTCACCACGGATCTGCGCCTCAACGAGCCGCGCTACGCCAGCCTGCCCAACATCATGAAGGCCAAGAAGAAGCCCCTCGACACCCTCGAGCCGGCGGCGCTCGGGGTCGATGTCGCGCCGCGGCTGAAGGTGCTCAAGACTGTCGAGCCGGGCGGCCGCCAGGCCGGGGTCAAGGTCGCCTCGGCGGCCGAACTCGTCAGCAAGCTGAAGGGCGAGGCCGGCGTCCTCTGA
- a CDS encoding FAD-dependent oxidoreductase, with protein MSEDDLDILVIGAGACGLAAAVAGHDAGASVAVIEKQERPGGNSSLSTGSVPAAGSRFQREAGIDDDPARMVRDLMAIARETDDRALVERLAGVSAETVEWLVDTVGARLALITAYKHIGHSVPRLHAPVSRRGQDLVDDLVAAAERRGIPIAVGNGATDLLVEDGAVRGAIVSVEGERTEIRAGKTILALNGFAANPDLVRRFCPEIAGAQYFGARGSTGEAVLWGERLGAALANMAAYQGYAAVAYPQGSLLSWTTVEKGGIIVGDDARRFGDESLGYSGYARIVLSRGGDAYVVFDQKIFDVAAAEEEFMELWTYGGLKRGETPAEIARPFGLDAAALGEEIAMRNAAAAGTAPDRHGRRDFGLGPLEPPFYIGRVVPGLFHTQGGLKVDGDARVLRPDGTPVPNLFAGGGAAAGISGRSGALGYASGNGLLSAIALGRLAALAAARELGRTP; from the coding sequence GTGAGCGAGGACGATCTCGATATCCTGGTGATCGGTGCCGGCGCCTGCGGGCTCGCTGCGGCGGTGGCCGGGCACGATGCCGGCGCGAGCGTGGCGGTGATCGAGAAGCAGGAGCGGCCCGGCGGCAACTCCTCGCTCTCGACCGGCTCGGTGCCGGCGGCGGGCAGCCGTTTCCAGCGCGAGGCCGGCATCGACGACGATCCGGCGCGCATGGTCCGCGACCTGATGGCGATCGCCCGCGAGACCGACGACCGCGCCCTGGTGGAGCGTCTCGCCGGCGTCTCGGCCGAGACCGTGGAATGGCTCGTTGACACGGTCGGGGCGCGGCTCGCGCTCATCACCGCCTACAAGCACATTGGCCATTCGGTGCCGCGCCTGCACGCCCCGGTCTCACGGCGGGGCCAGGACCTCGTCGACGATCTCGTCGCCGCGGCGGAGCGGCGCGGCATCCCGATCGCCGTCGGCAACGGGGCGACCGACCTCCTCGTGGAGGACGGCGCGGTCCGCGGCGCGATCGTCAGCGTCGAGGGCGAGCGCACGGAGATCCGGGCAGGCAAGACGATCCTCGCGCTCAACGGCTTCGCCGCGAACCCGGACCTCGTGCGGCGCTTCTGCCCCGAAATCGCCGGAGCGCAGTATTTCGGGGCCCGAGGCTCCACCGGCGAGGCGGTGCTCTGGGGCGAGCGCCTGGGCGCGGCCCTCGCCAACATGGCCGCTTACCAGGGCTATGCCGCCGTGGCCTACCCGCAAGGCAGCCTTCTGTCCTGGACCACGGTGGAGAAGGGCGGAATCATCGTAGGCGACGACGCCCGGCGGTTCGGCGACGAGAGCCTGGGCTATTCGGGCTATGCCCGGATCGTGCTGTCGCGCGGCGGCGACGCCTATGTCGTGTTCGACCAGAAGATCTTCGACGTCGCGGCGGCCGAGGAGGAGTTCATGGAACTCTGGACCTATGGCGGGCTCAAGCGCGGCGAGACGCCCGCCGAGATCGCCCGCCCGTTCGGCCTCGACGCGGCGGCGCTCGGGGAAGAGATCGCGATGCGCAACGCGGCCGCCGCCGGGACCGCGCCGGATCGCCACGGCCGGCGGGATTTCGGCCTCGGGCCGCTGGAGCCGCCCTTCTACATCGGCCGTGTCGTGCCGGGGCTCTTCCACACGCAGGGTGGGCTGAAGGTCGACGGGGACGCCCGGGTGCTGCGGCCCGATGGAACGCCGGTGCCGAACCTGTTCGCAGGCGGCGGCGCGGCGGCCGGGATCAGCGGCCGGTCCGGCGCGCTCGGCTACGCTTCCGGCAATGGCCTCCTGTCGGCCATCGCGCTCGGGCGCCTCGCCGCGCTCGCCGCGGCGCGCGAACTCGGACGGACGCCGTGA